One part of the Silurus meridionalis isolate SWU-2019-XX chromosome 26, ASM1480568v1, whole genome shotgun sequence genome encodes these proteins:
- the gtpbp2b gene encoding GTP-binding protein 2b — translation MQPAERRGDADGKARDPGPGSCTEHGPKRKSRSRRNRRRRRGKRRRCKKANEPPPFLPPEAEEGNIEYKLKLVNPTQYRFEHLATQLKWRLQEGRGEAVYQIGVEDNGLLVGLTDNDMKASINTLRRMAERVGADITLLREREVDYESEKPRRIAEVLVRKVPDNQQFLDLRVAVLGNVDSGKSTLLGVLTQGELDNGRGRARLNLFRHLHEIQTGRTSSISFEILGFNSKGEVVNYSESRTAEEICESSSKMITFIDLAGHHKYLKTTIFGLTSYCPDFAMLVVGANTGIAGTTREHLGLALALKVPVFVVVSKVDVCVGGAVQKTVRQLERLLKLPGCNKVPMLISNRDDAVTAAQRFAQSSSITPIFTLSSVSGENLDLLKVFFNILPPLSNSKEQEELMQQLTEFQVDEIYSVPDVGTVVGGTLYSGVCREGDRLVVGPTDEGKFLCLKVCSMQRNRSACRVLRAGQAATLALGNFDRSLLRKGMVMVSPKMNPTICWQFEAAIVLLFHAKTFRSGFQVTVHVGNVRQTATVECLLGKEELRTGEGAVVCFRFLKHPEYLRVGAKLLFREGVTKGIGHVTHLVPSGQNSAHDQNHKPHQIHN, via the exons ATGCAGCCCGCTGAGCGCCGCGGTGACGCGGATGGAAAAGCGCGCGATCCCGGGCCCGGATCCTGTACAGAACACGGACCCAAGCGCAAATCCCGCAGCAGAaggaacaggaggaggaggagggggaagAGACGGAGGTGCAAAAAGGCCAACGAGCCGCCGCCGTTTCTGCCCCCGGAG GCCGAGGAGGGAAATATTGAGTACAAG CTGAAGCTGGTGAACCCGACGCAATACCGCTTCGAGCACTTGGCCACGCAGCTAAAGTGGCGGCTGCAAGAGGGCCGCGGGGAGGCCGTCTACCAGATAGGTGTCGAGGACAATGGCCTGCTGGTGGGACTCACCGATAACGACATGAAGGCTTCCATAAACACCCTGCGCAGGATGGCTGAAAG AGTCGGCGCTGATATCACGCTCTTGAGAGAACGGGAAGTGGATTATGAGTCGGAAAAACCCCGTAGAATCGCTGAGGTCCTTGTGAGGAAAGTTCCCGATAACCAGCAG tttctGGACCTGCGTGTGGCCGTGCTGGGAAACGTTGACTCTGGGAAGTCCACTCTCCTGGGTGTCCTGACGCAGGGCGAGCTAGATAACGGACGAGGCCGAGCTCGTCTCAACCTGTTTCGGCACCTGCACGAAATCCAGACAGGACGCACCTCCAGCATCAGTTTCGAGATCCTCGGTTTTAATAGCAAAGGAGAG GTGGTGAATTACAGCGAGTCTCGCACAGCAGAGGAGATCTGCGAGAGCTCGTCTAAAATGATTACCTTCATAGACCTGGCTGGCCATCACAAGTACCTAAAGACCACCATCTTTGGCCTGACCAGCTACTGCCCCGATTTTGCCATGCTGGTGGTGGGTGCAAACACAGGAATCG CGGGCACCACGCGGGAGCACCTTGGTCTGGCTCTGGCGCTGAAGGTGCCAGTGTTCGTGGTGGTCAGTAAGGTGGACGTGTGTGTGGGCGGCGCTGTCCAGAAGACCGTGCGCCAGTTAGAAAGACTGCTCAAGCTGCCTGGCTGCAACAAGGTTCCCATGCTGATCTCCAATCGCGACGACGCCGTCACCGCCGCCCAGCGCTTCGCCCAGTCCTCCAG CATCACGCCGATCTTCACGCTGTCAAGTGTTTCAGGGGAGAATCTGGATCTGCTGAAGGTTTTCTTCAACATTCTGCCGCCCCTCAGCAACAGCAAAGAGCAGGAGGAGCTCATGCAGCAGCTTACTGAGTTCCAG GTCGATGAGATCTACAGTGTGCCTGATGTAGGGACAGTTGTGGGAGGAACACTATACAG tggTGTGTGTCGTGAAGGAGACCGCTTGGTGGTGGGGCCTACAGATGAGGGGAAGTTCCTGTGCTTAAAGGTGTGCAGCATGCAAAGGAACCGCTCGGCCTGCAGGGTTCTCCGAGCCGGACAGGCGGCCACGCTGGCACTCGGCAACTTCGACCGCTCGCTGCTACGCAAG ggcaTGGTTATGGTGAGTCCGAAGATGAACCCTACGATCTGCTGGCAGTTTGAGGCGGCCATCGTGCTGCTGTTTCACGCCAAGACGTTCCGCAGTGGCTTCCAGGTCACGGTCCATGTAGGAAATGTTCGGCAGACGGCCACGGTGGAGTGTTTACTCGGCAAG GAAGAGCTGCGCACCGGCGAGGGGGCTGTCGTGTGTTTCCGCTTCCTGAAACACCCCGAGTACCTGCGCGTCGGCGCCAAGCTGCTGTTCCGAGAGGGCGTGACCAAGGGGATCGGTCATGTGACCCATCTGGTGCCGTCTGGACAGAACAGCGCACACGACCAGAACCACAAACCACACCAGATCCACAActag